A DNA window from Candidatus Binatia bacterium contains the following coding sequences:
- a CDS encoding GMC family oxidoreductase, whose translation MAQESVDVLIVGAGAAGAALAWSLADTRMNILCLEQGDWMDPARYPPTAMDWEARHLGDFAVSPNVRQRPEDYPVNDSESPIQAAMFNAVGGSTILYAAHFPRFHPSDFRVRTLDGVADDWPIDYARLEPYYDLNARMMGVAGLAGDPAYPPKELPLPPVALGKYGEMLARGFNRLGWHWWPSDSAIATQDYEGRAACVHAGTCLFGCPQGAKASTDITYWPEAVRRGVRVRTRCRVREIAVDATGMATGAVYYDADGSERYQPAHVVVLACNGIGTPRLLLNSRSQQFPDGLANRSGLVGKNLMLHPYAMVLGVFDEPIEGYKGPTGCCIMSQEFYETDRARGFVRGYSLEITRGFGPVMTAMWALNNGRLPWGAEHHRAYAGLFDRMAGMVAICEDLPEPTNRVTLDPTLVDGHGIPAPKVTYRLGDNTRTMLAHAVARAQEVLAAAGARDTVVEAPLALAGWHLMGTARMGTDPRASVVNEWGRCHDVRNLFIVDGSIFVTAAGVNPTNTIQALALHIGDTMKKNLANLFD comes from the coding sequence ATGGCGCAAGAATCCGTGGATGTCCTGATCGTCGGTGCCGGTGCCGCCGGGGCGGCCCTGGCGTGGAGCCTGGCCGACACGCGCATGAACATCCTCTGCCTGGAGCAGGGCGACTGGATGGACCCGGCGCGTTACCCGCCGACGGCGATGGATTGGGAGGCGCGCCACCTCGGCGATTTCGCGGTAAGCCCGAATGTTCGGCAACGGCCGGAAGACTATCCCGTCAACGACTCGGAATCGCCCATTCAGGCCGCGATGTTCAACGCCGTCGGCGGCAGCACCATTCTTTACGCCGCCCATTTCCCGCGCTTCCACCCCTCCGACTTCCGCGTGCGCACGCTCGATGGCGTTGCCGACGACTGGCCGATCGACTACGCCCGCCTGGAGCCGTACTACGACCTGAACGCCCGCATGATGGGCGTGGCCGGGCTGGCCGGCGACCCGGCGTATCCGCCGAAGGAATTGCCGTTGCCGCCGGTGGCGTTGGGTAAGTACGGCGAAATGCTTGCCCGCGGGTTCAATCGTCTGGGCTGGCACTGGTGGCCGTCGGACAGTGCGATTGCCACGCAGGATTACGAAGGCCGCGCCGCCTGCGTCCATGCGGGGACCTGCCTGTTCGGCTGTCCGCAGGGGGCCAAAGCGAGTACCGACATCACTTACTGGCCCGAGGCGGTGCGGCGCGGGGTGCGCGTGCGGACGCGCTGCCGGGTGCGCGAGATCGCGGTCGACGCCACCGGCATGGCCACCGGCGCGGTGTATTACGACGCCGATGGCAGCGAGCGCTATCAGCCCGCGCACGTCGTCGTGCTGGCGTGCAACGGCATCGGCACACCGCGCCTGCTGCTCAACTCGCGTTCGCAACAGTTCCCCGACGGGCTGGCCAACCGCAGCGGCCTGGTCGGCAAGAACCTGATGTTGCACCCGTACGCCATGGTGCTCGGCGTGTTCGACGAACCGATCGAGGGTTACAAGGGCCCGACCGGCTGCTGCATCATGAGTCAGGAGTTTTACGAGACGGACCGTGCCCGGGGTTTCGTGCGCGGTTATTCCCTGGAGATCACACGGGGGTTCGGACCGGTGATGACGGCCATGTGGGCCCTCAACAACGGGCGCCTGCCGTGGGGCGCCGAGCATCACCGCGCCTATGCCGGCCTGTTCGACCGCATGGCGGGCATGGTGGCGATTTGCGAGGACCTGCCCGAACCGACCAACCGCGTCACGCTCGATCCGACGCTGGTCGACGGCCACGGGATTCCGGCCCCGAAGGTCACCTATCGTCTCGGGGACAACACCCGGACGATGCTCGCTCACGCGGTGGCGCGGGCACAGGAGGTGCTGGCAGCAGCCGGGGCCAGGGACACCGTCGTCGAGGCGCCGCTGGCGCTGGCGGGCTGGCACCTCATGGGCACGGCGCGCATGGGCACCGATCCGCGCGCGTCGGTGGTCAACGAGTGGGGCCGCTGTCACGATGTGCGCAATCTGTTCATCGTCGACGGCAGCATCTTCGTCACCGCCGCGGGCGTGAATCCGACCAACACCATCCAGGCGCTGGCACTCCACATCGGCGACACGATGAAGAAGAACCTGGCGAACCTGTTCGACTGA
- a CDS encoding YncE family protein: MEAFKRSCFLVLIAAAAPVLAVSTAAPTVAGDVCAYVANSGADYVTVIDAERLAVVATIDVGGAPRGVAVDPNGRFVYVTDGERLWVVSGDTYEPVDAVQVRSCPTSLTVSADGSVAYVVDACEDFVSIVDLASRSLIKSIQFPLGAKSFWDWTNVKVAASRDGGRLYAPLPWGLRGGVAVVDVNSGAVVETIPFLPDLERPIATGVVLAPDDRTAYVLLRDGFGAVPILDVVTASSIAHVEIPPHGTTPYALALAPDGGRLYVASDNGIGRLHAIDTSTKQIGSLDLGVAVTALAVTPDGHAVFAPEAGGSVLAVDTSTLTVTARIPGWNYPRDIAVGRMAGPCRPADHTPRPTPTPTPTFTLTPTKAPTPHCPGGTPCLQVGSTTGPAGGTGTITVTLTTAGAPLFAIQNDLVFDPRLQVGDCRRGPETGSIGRGFTVGTGWLRAILLSSDAEFFGNPHTLYTCTVSTPDGLPPGAYPLLATQVVGSDVRGQRIDVAAADGSVEVIQSGGQPLEAGGGAGSRAPGSGGCHVGAAEGTGPGWLIMLLGAAGVCWRRRRRHAAVMPGCRSSWSS, encoded by the coding sequence ATGGAAGCCTTCAAGCGGTCTTGCTTCTTGGTCCTTATCGCCGCTGCCGCGCCGGTCCTGGCGGTGTCGACAGCCGCGCCGACGGTCGCTGGGGACGTTTGTGCGTATGTCGCCAACAGTGGAGCGGATTACGTCACCGTCATCGATGCTGAGAGGCTGGCGGTCGTTGCTACCATAGACGTCGGAGGGGCACCCCGCGGCGTGGCGGTGGATCCGAACGGGCGCTTCGTCTACGTCACGGACGGCGAGCGGCTCTGGGTGGTATCCGGGGACACGTACGAGCCGGTCGACGCCGTGCAGGTCCGTTCGTGTCCCACGAGTCTTACCGTCAGCGCGGACGGCAGCGTCGCGTACGTGGTCGATGCGTGCGAGGACTTCGTCTCGATCGTCGACCTCGCCTCCCGCTCGCTCATTAAGTCGATCCAGTTTCCGCTCGGCGCCAAGAGCTTCTGGGACTGGACGAACGTGAAGGTCGCCGCAAGCCGCGATGGGGGGCGCCTCTACGCGCCACTGCCATGGGGCCTTCGCGGCGGCGTGGCCGTCGTCGACGTGAACAGCGGCGCGGTGGTTGAGACGATCCCGTTCCTCCCAGACCTGGAACGACCCATCGCGACAGGCGTGGTGCTGGCTCCCGATGACCGAACCGCGTACGTGCTGCTCAGGGACGGTTTCGGCGCGGTTCCGATCCTCGATGTGGTAACCGCTTCTTCGATTGCCCACGTCGAGATCCCCCCCCACGGTACCACGCCATACGCGCTGGCCCTCGCACCGGATGGTGGCCGCCTCTATGTTGCAAGCGACAACGGCATTGGCAGGCTGCACGCCATCGACACGTCTACGAAGCAGATCGGCAGCCTCGATCTGGGTGTGGCCGTCACGGCACTGGCGGTGACCCCGGACGGCCACGCCGTGTTCGCGCCGGAGGCTGGAGGATCGGTGCTCGCGGTTGACACGAGCACGCTGACCGTCACCGCACGGATTCCCGGCTGGAACTATCCCCGCGATATTGCCGTCGGGCGTATGGCCGGGCCGTGCCGTCCCGCGGACCACACGCCGCGGCCAACGCCGACGCCCACCCCCACCTTCACGCTGACACCCACGAAGGCCCCGACCCCGCACTGCCCGGGCGGCACACCATGCCTGCAGGTCGGGTCGACCACGGGACCTGCCGGGGGTACCGGCACGATCACGGTGACCCTCACCACGGCAGGCGCTCCGCTATTCGCCATCCAGAACGACCTGGTGTTCGATCCCCGCCTGCAGGTCGGGGACTGCCGCCGGGGCCCGGAAACAGGCAGCATCGGCCGCGGGTTCACGGTCGGTACGGGCTGGTTGCGGGCGATCCTGCTGAGCTCCGACGCCGAGTTCTTCGGCAACCCCCACACCCTGTACACGTGTACGGTGTCGACCCCCGATGGGCTACCCCCGGGGGCCTACCCGCTGCTTGCCACCCAGGTCGTCGGCTCGGACGTGCGCGGGCAACGGATCGACGTGGCGGCCGCCGACGGCAGCGTAGAGGTCATCCAGTCCGGTGGTCAGCCGCTCGAGGCAGGCGGCGGCGCGGGCTCGCGCGCTCCCGGCAGCGGCGGGTGCCACGTCGGCGCAGCGGAGGGCACCGGACCGGGCTGGCTGATCATGCTGCTCGGGGCAGCGGGAGTCTGCTGGCGTCGGCGCCGGAGGCATGCCGCAGTCATGCCCGGGTGCCGTTCTTCGTGGTCTTCGTGA
- a CDS encoding glycosyl transferase has product DGAAPAGSTDALAGALARSAGAARELERRLNGLAEQARLMFDAMDFRFLFDSGRHLLSIGYQVADGCLDPSCYDLLASEARLASFVAIAKGDVPARHWFRLGRALTPVDRGSALISWSGSMFEYLMPSLVMRAPARSLLEQTGRLVVRRQIGYGATLGVPWGISESAYNARDLALTYQYSNFGVPGLGLKRGLSADAVVAPYATALAAMVDPEAATRNFARLAHSGGRGDFGYYEALDYTPARLPEGEPVAIVRAYMAHHQGMTLVALDNTLHDGAMRTRFHAEPIVQATELLLHERCPRDVAVARPRAEEVVAAVNLRAIVPPTPRQYDTPHDPVPRTHILSNGRYAVMLTAAGSGYSRWRDLAVTRWREDVTCDAWGTYVFLRDVQSGDVWSAAYQPCGVEPDSYHVEFAEDRVEIGRRDGTIATTLAVAVSPEADAEVRRVSLSNLGSRPRDIELTSYAEIVLAPPAADAAHPAFAKLFVQTEFVPTVGALLATRRRRSPDEPEVWAAHLAVVEGAGVGTLQFETDRARFLGRGREVRTAVALLDGQPLSNTAGVVLDPVFSLRQRVRIPPGATVRVAFWTLVAQSRGEALDLADKHLDAAAFDRAATLTWTQAQVQLHHLGVGPEEAHLFQSLANHVLYANPALRPSSAVLARSESGPSTLWAHGISGDLPIVLVRIDEVDDLAIVRQLLRAHEYWRLKLLAVDLVVLNERSTSYTQELQGALDAAVRASQSRPRSYGEGARGSVFVLRSDLLSGEAYSLLRTVARAVLLSRRGSLAEQLEHLEAAALAAPPGAALPDARRSLARIAFPPVTRDAGRVASSGPAPASGAPPLEFYNGLGGFAAGGQEYVVVLGAGQWTPAPWINVVANPSFGFQVSAEGAGYTWAANSREHQLTAWSNDPVSDRPGEVIYVRDDDTGALWGPTALPIRVETSRYLCRHGHGYSRFEHSAHGLELELVQYVAIDDPIKISRLTVRNNSGRARRLSITAYVEWVLGSSRGTTAPHVVSEIDAETGALLARNPWSNDFGRRVAFADLAGQQIACTGDRTEFIGRHGTLAQPAALADGAMLSNRVGAGLDPCGALQTRVDLRPGAVAEIVVFLGEAASRTDARALIRRYRTSDLDEVLGAVTRHWDDVLGTVQVRTPDRSMDLLLNRWLLYQTLACRLWARSAFYQASGAYGFRDQLQDVMALVLTQPALMRAHLLRAAARQFAEGDVQHWWLPPSGQGVRTRVSDDAIWLPYAVTHYIEVTEDAGVLDEVVPLLEGPTLGDGEDDAYFCPRGGDETATVFEHCARALDRSLAVGAHGLPLIGTGDWNDGMNRVGHAGQGESVWLGWFLCATLTGFAPIAERRGEAVRATAWRRHAAAVGAALEHGAWDGGWYRRAYFDDGTPLGSATNAECRIDSVAQSWAVLSGTGDPERAARAMAAVDEHLVRRDAGLVLLFAPPFDQTPLDPGYVKGYPPGIRENGGQYTHAAAWSVIAFAMLGDGDRAGELFSLVNPINHATSRVAMHRYKVEPYVACADVYGQPPHIGRGGWTWYTGSAGWLYRAGLEAILGFRVRGTTLLLDPCIPHAWSGFEVVYRYKSARYEIVVENPLGVSRGVARAELDGATLPGPGARIPLADDGARHRVRVVLG; this is encoded by the coding sequence CGACGGCGCCGCGCCCGCCGGTTCCACGGACGCCCTCGCCGGCGCGCTCGCGCGCTCCGCCGGCGCGGCGCGCGAGCTGGAGCGCCGCCTCAACGGCCTGGCAGAGCAGGCGCGACTCATGTTCGATGCCATGGACTTCCGCTTCCTTTTCGATTCTGGCCGGCATCTGCTCTCGATCGGGTATCAGGTCGCCGACGGCTGTCTCGATCCGAGCTGTTATGACCTGCTCGCCTCGGAAGCGCGGCTGGCCAGCTTTGTGGCCATCGCCAAGGGGGACGTGCCGGCCCGGCACTGGTTCCGCCTCGGGCGCGCGCTGACGCCGGTCGACCGCGGCTCGGCGCTGATCTCCTGGTCGGGCTCGATGTTCGAGTATCTGATGCCCTCACTCGTGATGCGCGCGCCGGCGCGCAGCCTCCTTGAACAGACGGGCCGCCTCGTCGTCCGCCGGCAGATCGGCTACGGCGCCACGCTCGGCGTGCCGTGGGGGATTTCGGAGTCGGCCTACAATGCGCGCGATCTGGCACTTACGTATCAGTACTCGAACTTCGGGGTTCCCGGCCTCGGCCTCAAGCGCGGACTCAGCGCGGACGCCGTCGTTGCGCCATACGCGACGGCACTCGCGGCGATGGTGGACCCGGAGGCGGCCACACGCAACTTTGCCCGCCTCGCCCACAGCGGGGGTCGTGGGGACTTCGGCTACTACGAGGCGTTGGACTACACGCCGGCGCGGCTACCCGAAGGCGAGCCGGTGGCCATTGTGCGCGCCTACATGGCCCACCATCAGGGCATGACGTTGGTCGCCCTCGACAACACACTTCACGACGGCGCGATGCGCACACGGTTTCACGCCGAACCCATCGTCCAGGCGACGGAGCTCTTGCTGCACGAACGCTGCCCACGCGATGTTGCGGTCGCCCGCCCGCGCGCCGAAGAGGTGGTTGCCGCCGTCAACCTTCGCGCCATCGTGCCCCCGACGCCGCGCCAGTACGACACCCCGCATGACCCGGTGCCACGCACGCACATCCTCTCCAATGGCCGCTACGCCGTGATGCTTACTGCAGCCGGTTCCGGTTACAGCCGTTGGCGCGATCTGGCGGTGACACGCTGGCGGGAGGATGTCACGTGCGACGCCTGGGGTACGTACGTCTTTCTACGCGACGTTCAGAGTGGGGATGTGTGGTCGGCGGCCTACCAACCGTGCGGCGTCGAGCCGGACAGTTATCACGTGGAGTTCGCCGAAGACCGGGTCGAGATCGGCCGCCGCGACGGGACGATAGCGACGACGCTCGCCGTGGCGGTCTCTCCCGAAGCCGACGCCGAGGTCCGCCGCGTGTCGCTTTCGAACCTCGGCAGCCGCCCGCGCGACATCGAGCTTACCTCCTACGCCGAGATCGTTTTGGCGCCGCCGGCGGCCGACGCCGCCCATCCGGCGTTTGCGAAGCTCTTCGTGCAAACGGAATTCGTCCCCACCGTCGGCGCGCTCCTCGCGACGCGCCGCCGGCGGTCGCCGGACGAGCCCGAAGTCTGGGCGGCGCACCTGGCCGTCGTCGAGGGCGCCGGCGTCGGCACCCTACAGTTCGAGACCGACCGGGCCCGGTTTCTGGGACGCGGCCGCGAGGTTCGCACGGCGGTCGCCCTCCTCGACGGGCAGCCGCTCTCCAATACGGCGGGTGTCGTGCTCGATCCCGTCTTCAGTCTGCGCCAACGCGTCCGGATTCCCCCGGGCGCAACCGTGCGTGTGGCCTTCTGGACCCTGGTTGCACAGTCACGCGGCGAGGCGCTCGACCTGGCCGACAAACACCTCGATGCCGCCGCCTTCGATCGGGCTGCCACCCTGACGTGGACCCAGGCGCAGGTTCAGCTTCATCATCTCGGTGTCGGCCCCGAAGAAGCCCACCTGTTCCAGTCGCTTGCCAACCACGTCCTTTACGCCAACCCGGCGCTCCGCCCGTCATCGGCAGTCCTCGCGCGCAGCGAAAGCGGTCCATCGACGCTCTGGGCACACGGCATCTCCGGCGACCTCCCGATCGTCCTGGTGCGCATCGACGAGGTCGACGATCTCGCTATCGTCCGGCAGCTTCTCCGGGCCCACGAGTACTGGCGGCTGAAGCTGCTGGCCGTCGACCTCGTCGTTCTGAACGAACGGTCGACGTCGTACACCCAGGAGCTGCAAGGGGCACTCGACGCAGCCGTGCGAGCCAGCCAGTCGCGGCCGCGGTCCTACGGCGAGGGCGCGCGTGGCAGCGTCTTTGTCCTGCGCTCGGACCTGCTGTCAGGCGAGGCTTACAGCCTGCTCCGGACGGTGGCGCGCGCGGTCTTGCTCAGTCGTCGCGGCAGCCTCGCCGAACAGCTCGAACACCTGGAGGCCGCGGCGCTCGCCGCCCCCCCCGGGGCCGCGCTCCCTGATGCTCGACGCTCACTGGCACGGATTGCGTTTCCACCGGTGACGCGAGATGCCGGGCGCGTCGCGTCGTCCGGCCCGGCGCCCGCCAGTGGAGCGCCGCCGCTCGAGTTCTACAACGGCCTCGGCGGGTTTGCCGCCGGCGGGCAGGAGTATGTGGTCGTCCTCGGCGCGGGACAGTGGACGCCCGCCCCCTGGATTAACGTCGTCGCCAATCCGTCGTTCGGCTTCCAGGTGTCCGCCGAGGGCGCCGGCTACACGTGGGCCGCCAACAGCCGCGAGCACCAGTTGACGGCGTGGTCGAACGATCCCGTGAGCGACCGACCGGGCGAGGTTATCTACGTCCGCGACGACGACACCGGCGCGCTCTGGGGGCCCACCGCGCTGCCGATTCGCGTCGAAACCTCGCGCTACCTGTGCCGGCACGGCCATGGCTACAGCCGCTTCGAGCACAGCGCCCACGGGCTGGAGCTAGAGTTGGTGCAGTATGTTGCGATCGACGACCCGATCAAAATCTCGCGCCTGACGGTGCGTAACAACTCGGGTCGCGCGCGACGACTCTCGATCACGGCATACGTGGAGTGGGTGCTCGGCTCCTCACGCGGCACTACGGCGCCCCACGTGGTATCCGAAATCGATGCGGAGACCGGGGCCCTGCTCGCGCGCAACCCCTGGAGCAACGACTTCGGCCGGCGCGTCGCTTTCGCCGACCTCGCCGGCCAGCAGATCGCATGCACCGGTGACCGCACGGAGTTCATCGGTCGCCACGGCACGCTCGCACAGCCGGCAGCACTCGCCGACGGTGCGATGCTGTCGAACCGGGTCGGTGCCGGGCTGGACCCCTGCGGAGCGCTGCAGACCCGGGTGGATCTCCGCCCTGGTGCGGTCGCCGAGATCGTCGTGTTCCTCGGCGAGGCGGCAAGCCGAACTGACGCGCGGGCCCTGATTCGACGCTACCGCACCTCCGACCTTGACGAAGTGCTCGGGGCGGTGACGCGCCACTGGGACGACGTCCTCGGCACGGTGCAGGTGCGCACGCCGGATCGGTCGATGGACCTCCTGCTCAACCGCTGGCTGCTCTACCAGACCCTCGCCTGCCGCCTGTGGGCGCGTTCGGCCTTCTACCAGGCGAGCGGTGCGTACGGCTTCCGCGACCAACTCCAGGACGTCATGGCGCTTGTGCTCACGCAGCCGGCGCTGATGCGCGCACACCTCCTGCGCGCCGCGGCGCGGCAGTTCGCCGAAGGCGACGTCCAGCACTGGTGGCTGCCACCCTCGGGCCAGGGAGTTCGGACTCGGGTGTCCGACGACGCGATCTGGTTACCCTATGCCGTTACCCATTACATCGAGGTGACGGAAGACGCCGGCGTTCTGGACGAGGTGGTGCCTCTACTCGAGGGACCGACTCTGGGCGACGGCGAGGACGACGCGTACTTCTGCCCGCGCGGCGGCGACGAAACCGCAACCGTGTTCGAGCACTGTGCGCGCGCGCTTGACCGGAGTCTGGCGGTGGGGGCGCATGGGCTACCCCTGATTGGCACCGGAGACTGGAACGACGGCATGAACCGTGTCGGTCACGCCGGTCAGGGCGAGAGCGTCTGGCTCGGTTGGTTCCTGTGCGCGACGCTCACCGGTTTTGCGCCGATCGCCGAGCGTCGGGGCGAGGCAGTGCGGGCGACGGCCTGGCGGCGCCACGCGGCGGCCGTCGGTGCGGCACTGGAACACGGGGCATGGGATGGCGGCTGGTACCGCCGGGCCTACTTCGACGACGGCACGCCGCTCGGGTCGGCCACCAACGCCGAGTGCCGTATAGATTCGGTCGCGCAGTCGTGGGCGGTGCTTTCCGGAACGGGCGACCCGGAACGGGCGGCGCGGGCCATGGCCGCCGTGGACGAGCACCTTGTGCGGCGCGATGCGGGACTCGTCCTGCTCTTCGCGCCGCCGTTCGACCAGACCCCCCTCGATCCGGGGTACGTCAAGGGATATCCCCCCGGCATCCGCGAGAACGGCGGCCAGTATACCCACGCCGCCGCCTGGTCGGTGATCGCCTTTGCAATGCTCGGGGACGGCGACCGTGCCGGAGAGCTGTTTTCACTGGTCAACCCCATCAACCACGCCACCTCGCGCGTCGCGATGCACCGCTACAAGGTAGAACCGTACGTCGCCTGCGCCGACGTCTACGGCCAACCGCCACACATCGGGCGCGGCGGCTGGACGTGGTACACCGGCTCGGCCGGATGGCTGTACCGGGCCGGTCTGGAGGCGATCCTCGGGTTTCGCGTCCGCGGCACGACACTGCTCCTCGACCCCTGCATCCCGCACGCCTGGTCCGGCTTCGAGGTCGTGTATCGCTACAAGTCGGCTCGCTACGAGATCGTGGTCGAGAACCCTTTGGGTGTCAGCCGCGGCGTCGCTCGGGCCGAGCTAGACGGCGCGACGCTGCCCGGTCCCGGCGCGCGTATCCCCCTGGCGGACGATGGCGCCCGCCATCGCGTCCGCGTGGTCCTCGGCTGA
- a CDS encoding gluconate 2-dehydrogenase subunit 3 family protein, translating into MTDHVAAPESVNLCLLASVLDELIPARPDADLPAAGQLDLAGAVEAALRTAPMLHAMVVEGLKDLDDAARRRFGRGFPDLNGADKVTLLGEQGFVLPLTLHAYIAYYQHPRVVSALGLEPRPPHPKGYEVEIGDLTLLDPVRARPTLYRRC; encoded by the coding sequence ATGACCGACCACGTCGCCGCCCCTGAATCCGTGAATTTGTGCCTGCTCGCAAGCGTGCTCGACGAGCTCATCCCGGCGCGGCCGGACGCGGATCTGCCCGCCGCCGGCCAGCTCGATCTGGCCGGAGCGGTGGAAGCCGCCCTGCGCACCGCCCCGATGCTGCACGCGATGGTCGTCGAGGGTCTGAAGGATCTCGACGACGCCGCGCGCCGCCGTTTCGGCCGCGGCTTTCCCGATCTAAACGGTGCGGACAAGGTCACGCTACTCGGCGAGCAGGGCTTTGTCCTGCCGCTGACCCTGCACGCGTACATTGCGTACTACCAGCACCCGCGCGTCGTGAGCGCGCTCGGCCTCGAACCACGTCCGCCGCACCCGAAGGGTTACGAGGTCGAGATCGGCGACCTCACGCTGCTCGATCCGGTGCGGGCGCGGCCGACGCTCTATCGCCGCTGTTAG